Within Psychrobacter sp. AH5, the genomic segment CTTTTGCGGTATTTATGATGATGCTAACTATCAGCAAATTGACTACTTATTTTGTCCGGCGCAAAGCGGACTATCAGGACTTTGAGCCTGCTGTTGCCATTCGCTTGGCGTATAAGCATGGATAGCTAAAGCGTGAATACTCCCGCCTTTAGACGTCAATAACGGATCTACCGTCTTATAGACTAGCTGATGACGCGCAACTAAGCGCTTACCCTCAAAAGCTTCACTCACGATCGTTAGCTTAAAGTGACTCTCTTTACCCTCAAAGTAACCAGCATGGTTCATCGACTCATTAAGTAGATCTACATAGCTAGGATGTAAATCTTCTAAAGCTGATCTTAATGCAGTAGCAGTGGGTTCGGCGTTATTCATAACAATCCTTTGATAAGCAAGATAAAATGCTGAAGTTATTCAATCAAAAATAATTAAAATCATTATAACAGAGCGCTAGCTGCAAATCCTAAAGACCATAAAAAACAGAGTATGAATAACTTCTCACACTCTGTTATTAGCTTATACCCTCAGCCCCTAAAATAATTTTAACGACGCGATTTTTGATAAAGAGGCATAACTTTGGGCATTAGCGCTTGCATCTGCGCGATACGAGCGCTACTTGTAGGGTGAGTACTTAAGAATTGTGGCGGCTCACCTTGGCTAGCACGCTGCATTTTTTGCCATAGCGTAATAGCTGCTTGTGGGTTGTAGCCGGCGCGCGCCATCAGCTCTAATCCGATCTGATCAGCCTCAGACTCCTGAGTACGGCTATGGGGACGGCTCAATCCCAAATCACCAGCGACACTGGCTAGCTGTGCTTGTCCTTGCGATAGTCCAAAGACGCTAGCCGCTAGACCAATGCCAGTTTGGGTTGCATATTCGCGTGAGAGGCGCTCACGAGAGTGCTCACGTAAGGCATGCGATATCTCATGACCCATAATAGCGGCAATCTCATCATCCGTTAAATTAAGACGATCAATAATACCTGAATAAAACAAAATCTTACCCCCAGGTAATACCGAAGCGTTGAGCTGTTCTGACTTAATAACATGAACTTCCCAGTTCCATTTCGCGGCATCAGGACGATAGACGCCTACTTGGCCTACTAAGCGATTAGCAATGTTTTTTAGGCGATTAAGCTGGGCTTGATTGGTATCTAGAACACGAGCTTGACGCGCCTTTTGTAAAACCTCATTATAGCTTTTGGCGGAGAGTTGTAGCACTTCTTCATTTGATACTAATAAAAGCTGCTGACGATCGACACCAACGGCACCAGTACCAGTTGTACTAGTACAGCCCACTAATGCGAGCGTTGATAATGAAGCGGCCATAAGAGAGGTAGTGAGTAGTTTTTTCATAATAAATCCTCGCGGTCAGTAGATAATACTGATAATGAATAATTAAAATTGAACAAAATAAATCTAAAAGCATTTGAGCTACAATGGTTCTTTGGCATCCCTACAATCACAACTAACCTACCATGACAGCTTGTAGCTGATGCCATTTTATCGTTAGTATAATAATCGTCTGACCACAAAACCAATGCAGTAAAAGTAACATTACTACGTGCTAGTGTAAGTAAGATTACGCTATCCACTTTTGCCCCGAGCGGCGACAAACGGCTAAGCTGGTCCAAAAGTAGTAAATTATTAGCTTAATAACAGAAAATAATTATTCAGCACATAATAGCGTTAGTTGATAATTTTCATTGAAAATCAATCATGTAGATTAGTAGCTAGCAATGTAGCAACTATTAAATTTATTAAAAGGCCAAAAATGTGAAAAAAAGGCGTTGACACTAGCAAAAAATTTGCTAGAATAGCCCACCTACCGAGACGTAGTGTCATCAATGTGACATAACGTTTTGATATATGCGGGATTAGCTCAGTGGTAGAGCATAACCTTGCCAAGGTTGGGGTCGAGAGTTCGAATCTCTTATCCCGCTCCAAATATGGCTCTAGTATCTTATATTTTTGTACGTTACAGAGCAAAAAGCCTCATTACTCCTTAAAGAGTAGTGAGGCTTTTTTTTGTCTCATTTTTGAGTAAAAACCATTTCTTGTATAAAAGATTAGTGTCTGACTTTATTGCTTGACTGTATTAAGTAGGCATATATGACAAATTACAAAACTAAGTCAACTTGTCACAGCAACTTAAGTGATAAGGCGCATACTTATTGAACTTATATTGAGCTCAGAGCTATTTAAACAGCCTAAGTCTAGATAGTGCGACTCTAACGATATTAAATCAAAAGTTCATAACCATAAGGATTACTTTTTATGCAAGAATTTAAACCTAAAGCTTTTAATGAGTTGTTTGACCTGACAGGTAAGACGGCGATTATCACCGGCGGAGCTAACGGCATTGGTAAAGCTACCGCTATGCGCTTAGCCCAAGCGGGCGCTAATATCGCTATTGCTGATCTAAAGCTTGATGATGCCAAAGCCGCCATCAAAGATATCGAAGAATTAGGCGTTAAAGGCTTGGCGGTAGAGTGCAATATTCTAAAAGATGATGATCTGGTGGCTATGGTCGATAAAGTGGTAGCTGAATTTGGTACGGTTAATATTTTGATCAATAATGCTGGCGGCGGTGGCGGCGGTGGCGGCGGTAAAGAGAATCCGTTTAAGATATCAGTCGATGATATTCGCCGTGATTTTGAGCTAAACGTTTTTAGTGGCTGGCGCTTATGCCAGTTGTGTGTGCCGCATATGAAAAAGTCAGGCTATGGCTCTATCGTCTTTACGACCTCAATGTCGAGTATCAATAAAGATCCAAACATGAGTGGTTATGCCGGCTCAAAAGCAGCCGTCAATCACATGGTCGCCAACCTTGCGCATGACTATGGTCCAGAGGTGCGCATTAACGCCGTGGGGCCAGGTGCTACCCGTACTGATGCTCTAAAATCCGTACTGACGCCGGAGATTGAGAAGAAAATGCTCGCGCATACCCCTATCAAGCGCTTGGGTGAAGCGGATGATATCGCTGGCGCTATGCTGTACTTTGCTTCTCCTATCTCGACTTGGGTTAGCGGTCAGACTCTCTTTGTCAATGGTGGCGGGGTACAAACGCTTAGCTAAAAAATAAAGTTTTATTAGCTACTATATTTATTAGTTACTACATTTAATAGTTACTACACTTACATAGCACAGCTACGGATTTTAGAATAAGTAAAAGCGCGTTCTTGCTAACAAGGTCGCGCTTTTATATTAGGGTCTGTCCTAAGCGGTTTGCTTATTTTTACCGCCCATCAGGCTATTAACAACCCAAGCTGGGCCAATTAACAAAAACTGTAAGTCTTCAAAGAAAGATGGTTTTTTGCCTTCTATCTTGTGACCAATAAACTGCCCAATCCATGCAACTACAAATATTGTAGCCCAGACTTTAAAGCCAACGGGTAGCGCTGCCATCACTGATAAACAAATCAAGATAAAAATGCCCATCGCCAAAAATAGCGGCGTCGATAACTGCATATAAAATAGCAAAACCAGAGCGCTAAGCACTAGCGTAATCCACACAGACAGCGACATACCCATTCCTAAGATACTGACAAAGATAGTCGGCACGCAAAGCCAATGGATTTTTTTATTGACCAGGTTTTGGTGGCTAACGGCATATTCGCTCAGCCACTGCTCAAGCGAGCGTTTCGAGGGACGTTTTTGAGTACGAGACATACTAACCTCCTTGTTAGTGATTTAAGTTTATTAAGAAACTTACAAATGGCATAAAGTGTTTCTCTCATTCTATTTTTAGCACTATTTGACGGGTTCTACCACTTTATCTAGTAAACCCTAGCGTCATAACCGTTTGCTTTTACAATTATTATCATCCTGTCACAGCGTCTCGCTCGCTGCGATACCACTCATATAGACCGACAAAGGAATTGATCTGATAGACCATGGTTTGAATAGCAAAAATGTAATTACCTGACATCAGATTTACCGTTAGCCACACGAAATTGGAGATTATCCATAACCACCAGTTAATCGAATAGCGCAGTATCATCGCCGCTTGCGCCGTAATAGATAAGATAAAAGCAATGACATTAATCCAAAAAAAAGAGATAAAGCCCAAGAACAGGCTGCTGTCGTTTTCGACCACTGCATAACCATAGCTAGCGAGCAGAGCATTAACCGTTGGGAAAAGCGCCAAACCAATAATCATAAAGGTAATGGTAATGAGCCAAACCCACTTGTTAGCGGACTTTGGAATCATATCACCATCAGCGTCGGTGTTTTTTGACCAATAAAAAAGTCCATATAGGTGAGTAAAAAAGTTAAATAAAGGCGCGAGCATTAAGCCGACTGAGCCTGCCGTTCCTTGTACGACTACCTCGCCTGCGGTCGCCGCCATACCAAAGCCGTTACCCGCGACGTTCTTGCGAAAGGATAAAGACACTACGCAGATGAGGCCAATAAAAGAGACGAGCAAATAAAACCAGTCTAACGCACTGTGCTCAGTGGTCAGCCAAAACCCAGCTGATAGCGCCAATACGCCAGAAATAAACCAGCCAATAATCCATTGCAGCGACCATTTTCCGGTGATGTTGTCCAAGAATTGAATACGCATAAGGCGGTTATCCTTTGTTTTTTTATTATTACTAGTAGCTAAGGCTGTTTTTATAATGTTTTGCCATAAATATGCTTATCAATAAAAGCTACGGCTTCACGATAACGCGCGTCGTAATCTGGCGCATCAATCAAATACGGCTTGATATTATGCCGATGAAAGATAGCTAATAACCGCTGCTCAAAACGTCCGCGTGCGTCCCTGCTACCCAACGAGCGTAGGCCATCATCGATCCACGGCGTATTGTTATCGAGCATAATAGTGAAATCTGCGCGAAACTCTTCAATACAGGCCGTGACAAAAGGATGGGTACGCCCCTCATACTCTTCACAGAACGCTTGCGTAGTGACAAAGTCGGTATCAACGATAGTGACAGGAGCGGTAGCAGTGATTTTAGCTTGGCGGATAGCCTCAGCATGATCCAAAGCTATCGGTCCATAATCGCTATATTGCAGACCAATCTCTTTACCGCCCAAATCAGTGCCGACATAAACTCTACCCATCTCTAAGGCAAAGCTTGCACCATAATAATTGGCAAGCTTATGCACCAAAGTCGTCTTGCCGGAGCTCTCACCGCCAACGATAGCTACGGTCTTGGTATAGTCAGCGCGTGCCTCTGGATGAATAGCCGACCAGTGTGCTACCGGGTCTTTGGCGATGTCATAAGAGGCGAACTCAGTTTGTAGCGGCGTTGTCAGTACTTTAATGACCAACTGCTGCTGGCAGCGCTCTTGAGCTAGAGGATGATTAGCCGCGACAAACAGCACCGTATCACTAGGTAAATCCAGCTCATTGATTATAAGCTGTAGCTTGGCATTGGTGACAGCGACCTCAATAACTACAGTCTCAAAGCTCTCATGGACAGGTAAGTCAATCTCATCAGTGGTATGAATATGAATAAAAGGTAAGTCGGCACAAGCCATCTGTAGCCAGCGCGCCTTATCTTGTAAAGTAATATCAAAATTAGTATGAGGTGAGGGATGATTGGTAATGACGATATGTAGGTTTTTGACCTGTCCTGAAGCGGCCAAAATACTTCGCATCTGCCCTAGATGTAGCGGTTCAAAATGTCCAATCATTAAGCCAGTTTTTAACATACTATCTCCTTTACTCATTATTATGAACAAGCGTTATTTTTAGTATTTGCTTGACCTACTTTGCAGGTAACAATAATCAATGATAAGTAGGGTATAAAATCTAGCGACTTTATACAGGTGGCTTAATGTAAAGACAGTCTCATTATCATTAAGAATTTATAAGTAATTGAAAATCATAGTGATAATCGCTTAAGCGCCACTAGATATAACCGAGAAAGAAACAAGAAACAAAGCTTATTCTGAAATGTTTTGAAATACTTATTTAAAATCAGGGAGTTACCATGCGTTATGACAGGTTACGGCAACTTTGATTAGCATAAACTCACAAAGCACGCCTAAACAGTCAACAGATAAAATGTAGAAGATTGCTATAATCATTTATAAGTTAAGTTACTCAAAAAGGAGTCTAAGCTTTGGCGAAATTAGTAAAATTACATCGCTCAAAAAACAACCGTATGATTGCTGGTGTGATGGGCGGAATAGCAGAATACTTGGGTTGGTCACCGATGTGGGTACGTCTATTATTCGTTATTGTATCTTCACTCAGTGCTGCGGTTCCTGGTATTTTAATTTACATCATTTTATGGATTGTCATGCCAAAGGCTAATAGCCAATCTTATCAATGAGAATCAGCAATAGAGCTACATTATTAGTACCATGATCCGTCAACCATTAGTGAAATCAGCAGTTAGATAACCATAATAAAAATAATAGCTTATAAAAAACAAAAAGCCTGCAATAACAGGATACCAGCTACACACTTTTCCTCCTGCCCAGATGTTTACGCATTTGGGTATTTTTTTGTCTTATAAGACGCTAGTTAGACTTAGCAAAAATTTAGTTACTGTATATATGGATAAAATAGCCGTTTTTTAGTAAGGTAGGCAGACAAATGGATGCGTAGCCAAATGCGCTACCAGAACTTGATTTTTTGATGATCTTATTCGATCCATCCTTCTTTATTTCATAGTGATTCTCTTATGACCTCCCAAGCTAATATTCCAAGCAATGACTCTAACTTCCACACTGAAAATGGAGACGCTAAACCTTTGAGTTTCCAAGATTTGATTTTGACGCTACAAAACTATTGGGCCTCTAAAGGCTGCGTAGTGTTGCAGCCTTATGATATGGAAGTAGGCGCTGGTACTTTTCATACCGCTACTTTTTTGCGCTCATTAGGGCCTGAGCGCTGGAACGCCGCTTATGTGCAGCCTTCGCGTCGCCCTACTGACGGTCGTTATGGCGATAATCCGAACCGTTTGCAGCATTATTATCAGTTTCAGGTGGTATTAAAGCCCAATCCGCCCAATATTCAAGAGCTTTATTTGGACTCTCTAAAAGCTATCGGTATCGATCCTTTAGTACATGATATCCGTTTTGTAGAAGATAACTGGGAATCACCAACGCTTGGCGCTTGGGGACTGGGTTGGGAGATTTGGCTAAACGGTATGGAGGTGACGCAGTTTACTTACTTTCAGCAAGTTGGCGGTATCGAATGCTTCCCAGTCACAGGCGAGATTACCTATGGTCTTGAGCGTCTAGCGATGTATGTGCAAGGCGTAGATAGTGTTTATGATCTGGTATGGGCGGATGGCGAGTTTGGCCGCGTCACCTATGGCGATGTGTTTCATCAAAACGAAGTAGAGCAGTCCACTTATAACTTTGAGCATGCCGATGTAGCTAAAATGGGCGAGTTCTTTGATTTTTATGAGGTGCAGGCGGATAAACTGGTCGCGGCAGGCTTGCCATTACCCGCTTATGAGATGGTATTAAAAGCTTCGCATGCCTTTAACTTACTTGACGCTCGCGGCGCTATTTCAGTCACTGAGCGTCAGCGCTTTATTTTGCGCGTACGTACTTTAGCGCGAAAAGTGGCGCTAGGCTATGTAGAGGCACGAGCTAAATTAGGCTTTCCGTTAGCCGATGAAGCCCATCGTCAGGCTGCTATCGATAAGTATTTGCCAAAAGTTGCAGCGACTACTGATGACTTAGCTAAAGATCAAACCACTACCCATACTAATAATAAATAGGAGCATCCCATGAGTACTATATTGTTTGAGTTGGGGTGTGAAGAGCTACCTCCTAAAAGCCTAAAACCGCTACGTGATGCGCTACAAGCGAGCGTCACTGAGCAATTAAATGAGGCTAATATTAGCTTTGACAGTATTAAAGCATTTGCCGCGCCGCGCCGTTTGGCCATTCAAATTGACGGTATCAGCGACAAGCAACCTGACCGTACCGAGCAAAAGCGCGGCCCTGCCATAAAGGCAGCTTTTGATAGCGAGGGTAATCCCAGCCGTGCGGCGATAGGCTTTGCTAAAGGTTTAGGCATTGAGACCAGCGAGCTGACCACTATCAATACCGACAAAGGCGATTATGTCGGGTTCGAACAAACCATTCAGGGTCAAGCGACCACTGAGTTGCTTCCAGATATTTTTCAGACGGCGCTTGATAATCTACCCATTGCTAAGCGCATGCGTTCAGGTGCTTCAAAAGCAGAGTTTGTGCGTCCGGTGCAGTGGGTAGTGTTAATGCAAGATGATAAAATCATTGAAGCGACTATCCAAGATCATCAAACTGGCAACCAGACACGCGGTCATCGCTTCCACAGTCCTGATTATCATAAGATAGATGATGCCGATAATTACGAGACACTACTAGATAGCCTAAAGGTGATTGCCGATTTTGATAAGCGCCGAATGCTGATTAATAATCAGGTCAAAACCTTAGCCGATCAAGTCAATGCCAAGGCTATCGTGCCAAGTGATTTATTAGACGAAGTAACGGCGTTAGTTGATTTTCCTATTGCGCTGCGAGCTAGCTTTGAGCCAAGGTTTTTGCAAGTGCCACAAGAGGCGCTTATCTCGACCATGCAGGCTGACCAAAAGTATTTTTGTTTGACGGACAAAGAAGGCAAGCTGCAACCGTACTTTATCTTTATTACTAATATCGAGTCCAAAGATCCTAGCCAAATTATCGAAGGTAACGAAAAAGTAGTACGCCCGCGTTTGGCTGATGCTGAGTTTTTCTTTTTACAGGATCAAAAACAGCCGCTATTTGCAATGACTGAAAGTCTCAAAACGCGCGTGTTCCAAGATCAGCTAGGCACTATTTGGGAGAAGTCTGAGCGTATCGCTAAGCTTGCCGCTTTTA encodes:
- the glyS gene encoding glycine--tRNA ligase subunit beta, yielding MSTILFELGCEELPPKSLKPLRDALQASVTEQLNEANISFDSIKAFAAPRRLAIQIDGISDKQPDRTEQKRGPAIKAAFDSEGNPSRAAIGFAKGLGIETSELTTINTDKGDYVGFEQTIQGQATTELLPDIFQTALDNLPIAKRMRSGASKAEFVRPVQWVVLMQDDKIIEATIQDHQTGNQTRGHRFHSPDYHKIDDADNYETLLDSLKVIADFDKRRMLINNQVKTLADQVNAKAIVPSDLLDEVTALVDFPIALRASFEPRFLQVPQEALISTMQADQKYFCLTDKEGKLQPYFIFITNIESKDPSQIIEGNEKVVRPRLADAEFFFLQDQKQPLFAMTESLKTRVFQDQLGTIWEKSERIAKLAAFIASLMQQQGQTIDIDETVRAAMLAKADLTSSLVGEYPELQGIAGTYYARLNDEPEAVAASIEEQYLPKFSGDTLPETPIGICLALADRLDTLVGIFAIDQAPTGSKDPFSLRRSAIGILRILIEKQLPINLVALVEQAIKNYSSSKGSKIAKMGDTFTQVLDFLNSRYRAMYTEQGVSVDTIQAVQAINPHMPLDFDQRIRAVQSFSELPQAEQLADSNKRVANIIAKSEAKVADKVDESLLSEPAEQALYQAVQQAQTTVTPLLAKADYTQVLQVLTQLDAPLTQFFDNVMVNSEDAVLKANRLALLKQVRALFLTVADISELQL
- a CDS encoding Mpo1-like protein; amino-acid sequence: MSRTQKRPSKRSLEQWLSEYAVSHQNLVNKKIHWLCVPTIFVSILGMGMSLSVWITLVLSALVLLFYMQLSTPLFLAMGIFILICLSVMAALPVGFKVWATIFVVAWIGQFIGHKIEGKKPSFFEDLQFLLIGPAWVVNSLMGGKNKQTA
- a CDS encoding glucose 1-dehydrogenase: MQEFKPKAFNELFDLTGKTAIITGGANGIGKATAMRLAQAGANIAIADLKLDDAKAAIKDIEELGVKGLAVECNILKDDDLVAMVDKVVAEFGTVNILINNAGGGGGGGGGKENPFKISVDDIRRDFELNVFSGWRLCQLCVPHMKKSGYGSIVFTTSMSSINKDPNMSGYAGSKAAVNHMVANLAHDYGPEVRINAVGPGATRTDALKSVLTPEIEKKMLAHTPIKRLGEADDIAGAMLYFASPISTWVSGQTLFVNGGGVQTLS
- the nadR gene encoding multifunctional transcriptional regulator/nicotinamide-nucleotide adenylyltransferase/ribosylnicotinamide kinase NadR, producing MSKGDSMLKTGLMIGHFEPLHLGQMRSILAASGQVKNLHIVITNHPSPHTNFDITLQDKARWLQMACADLPFIHIHTTDEIDLPVHESFETVVIEVAVTNAKLQLIINELDLPSDTVLFVAANHPLAQERCQQQLVIKVLTTPLQTEFASYDIAKDPVAHWSAIHPEARADYTKTVAIVGGESSGKTTLVHKLANYYGASFALEMGRVYVGTDLGGKEIGLQYSDYGPIALDHAEAIRQAKITATAPVTIVDTDFVTTQAFCEEYEGRTHPFVTACIEEFRADFTIMLDNNTPWIDDGLRSLGSRDARGRFEQRLLAIFHRHNIKPYLIDAPDYDARYREAVAFIDKHIYGKTL
- a CDS encoding M48 family metallopeptidase, which translates into the protein MKKLLTTSLMAASLSTLALVGCTSTTGTGAVGVDRQQLLLVSNEEVLQLSAKSYNEVLQKARQARVLDTNQAQLNRLKNIANRLVGQVGVYRPDAAKWNWEVHVIKSEQLNASVLPGGKILFYSGIIDRLNLTDDEIAAIMGHEISHALREHSRERLSREYATQTGIGLAASVFGLSQGQAQLASVAGDLGLSRPHSRTQESEADQIGLELMARAGYNPQAAITLWQKMQRASQGEPPQFLSTHPTSSARIAQMQALMPKVMPLYQKSRR
- the glyQ gene encoding glycine--tRNA ligase subunit alpha — translated: MSFQDLILTLQNYWASKGCVVLQPYDMEVGAGTFHTATFLRSLGPERWNAAYVQPSRRPTDGRYGDNPNRLQHYYQFQVVLKPNPPNIQELYLDSLKAIGIDPLVHDIRFVEDNWESPTLGAWGLGWEIWLNGMEVTQFTYFQQVGGIECFPVTGEITYGLERLAMYVQGVDSVYDLVWADGEFGRVTYGDVFHQNEVEQSTYNFEHADVAKMGEFFDFYEVQADKLVAAGLPLPAYEMVLKASHAFNLLDARGAISVTERQRFILRVRTLARKVALGYVEARAKLGFPLADEAHRQAAIDKYLPKVAATTDDLAKDQTTTHTNNK
- the pnuC gene encoding nicotinamide riboside transporter PnuC, producing the protein MRIQFLDNITGKWSLQWIIGWFISGVLALSAGFWLTTEHSALDWFYLLVSFIGLICVVSLSFRKNVAGNGFGMAATAGEVVVQGTAGSVGLMLAPLFNFFTHLYGLFYWSKNTDADGDMIPKSANKWVWLITITFMIIGLALFPTVNALLASYGYAVVENDSSLFLGFISFFWINVIAFILSITAQAAMILRYSINWWLWIISNFVWLTVNLMSGNYIFAIQTMVYQINSFVGLYEWYRSERDAVTG
- a CDS encoding BolA family protein gives rise to the protein MNNAEPTATALRSALEDLHPSYVDLLNESMNHAGYFEGKESHFKLTIVSEAFEGKRLVARHQLVYKTVDPLLTSKGGSIHALAIHAYTPSEWQQQAQSPDSPLCAGQNK
- a CDS encoding PspC domain-containing protein, with the protein product MAKLVKLHRSKNNRMIAGVMGGIAEYLGWSPMWVRLLFVIVSSLSAAVPGILIYIILWIVMPKANSQSYQ